The following nucleotide sequence is from Candidatus Methylomirabilota bacterium.
AGCACGCGGTCGCCGCGCTCGAGCACGTGCTGGCGCCGGTGATCGATCGCATGGCCGTTGATCCGGATCGCCCCGAGGCCGCCCGCGCCGCCGCCGGCGAGCCCCGGCGCGGGGAAGCGGGTGCGCTCGGCCATGAAGCTGATGACGATGGGACGTCGAGACTCGCTCTCGATCAGCATGTCCTGCCCGAGCCCGCCCCGGAAGCGGCCGCGCCCGCCGGAGCCGGGGCGCATGCGCTTGTAGTGGAAGAAGAGCGGGCTGTTGCGCTCGGCCACCTCGACCGGCGTGCTCGAGATGTTGCTGGGCCACGAGAGCACGTGCTCGCCGTCCTTGCCCGCGGTCGCGCCCATGCCGCCGTTGAAGAACAGCACCGTGGTGTAGGGCCGGCCGTCGTCGCGCACGCCGGACTGCGCGACCGCCCAGAGCGGCGACCCGGCCGCCGCGGCCACCCGGTCGGGGATCACCTGGTGCAGCGCGCCCAGGATGAGGATCGGCACGTAGTGGCCAGTCTGGGCGCGGCTCACCACCGCGGCCGGGAACTTGGGGTTCAGCAGGCAGCCCTCGGGCGCCTGCACCGTCACCGGCCGGTACATGCCCTCGTTGTTGGGGAGCCCGGGCAGCAGCGCGCAGCGCACCGCATAGGCCGTCATGGCGTAGGTGTAGGCCAGCACGCAGTTGATCGCGCGCGGCTGGGCCGGCGAGGTACCGGTGAAGTCGGCGACGATCTCGTCGCCCCGCACGGTGAGCGCGACGCGGAAGCGGTACGGCGCCTCGAAGCCGTCGGTCTCGATGCCGAAGCGATAGGTGCCGTCGGGAACGGCCTGGATCGCGCTCCGCATCGCGCGCTCGGAGCGGGAGAAGAGCTCGTCGGCCAGGCCCTCGAGCGTGTCGAGCCCGTACTCCGCCATGAGCCGCCGCACCCGGTTCTCCATCAGCTCGTTGGCGCTCACCTGCGCCCAGATGTCGCCGACGGTCTGGTCGGGCGTCCGCACGTTGGCGCGCAGCAGGGCGAGCAGGGTCTCGTCCACCTGCCCCGCCCGGATCAGGTGGGTGAGCGGGATGTGGAAGCCCTCCTCGAACAGCTCGCGCGCCTCGATGGCGCGGATGCGGCCGCCGATGTCGGGCATGTGCGCCGTGGTGGACGAGAAGGCCACCAGCCGCGGCGGGGCGCCCTCCTTCTGCAGGAAGATCGGCTTCACCAGACAGACGTCGCTCATGTGCCCGGTGCCCTGCCACGGATCGTTGGTGATGAGCACGTCGCCCGGGCGCATGTGCTCCTGCCCGATGCCGGCGAGGAAGTGCCGCACGGTGGCGGGCAGCGTGCCGATGAACGACGGGATGCTCCCCGAGTTCTGGGCCAGCGCGAACCCGCGCGCGTCGGTGAGCACGCAGGCGAAGTCGTTGGCTTCGTTGGAGAGCGTGGAGAACGAGGTGCGCACGATCGCCTTCGCAGCCTCGTCGACCACCGAGATGATCCGGGTCCACAGCACCTCGAGCGTGATCGCGTCGAATTGCGCCGTCATGGCCGCCCCAGCGTCATCACCATGTTCCCGCTCTCGGCCACGCGCGCGGTGGCGCCCGGCCCCACCACCAGCGTCGAGCCCTCCTCCTCCACGACCGCCGGCCCGTCCACCTCGTCGCCGATGCCGAGCCGGTACCGATCGTACACCGCGGTCTCCACCCAGCCGTCGGCGCCCGGGAAGTACGCGCGCCGCGTCCCCTTCAGCGCGGCGCGCGCACCGCCGCCGCGATGGCCCTCGAGCACCACCTCGCTGCCCGATACCGGCGCCCGCACCGCGACGCGGATATTGATGAACTCCACCGGCACGCCCGGCGGGGTGAGCGCGAACTTGTCGCGGTACGCGGTCTCGAACGCGCCGCGCAGCGCGGCCCGCCCCCGCTCGCTTTCCTCGTACGGCCCCGGAGGTAGCGGTACGACGAGATCGAAGCCCTGCCCCAGGAACCGGCCGTCGGCCAGCCGCTGCACGGTGGCGCTCTCGAGCTTGAGCCCGGTGTCGGCCATCACCGCGCGCGCTTCGTCCTCGAGCCGCGCGAATGCGGCCTCGAGCGCGGCGATGCTGCCCCGGTCGAGCCGGATGCCCACCGTCGCGACCCGGTCCACGCGCGCCGGCGCCACCAGCAGGCCGAGCGCGGAGGCCACCCCTGCCGACGGCGGGCAGATGACGCGCCCGATGCCGAGCTTGCCGGCGACCGACCAGGCGTGCACCGGGCCCGCGCCGCCGGTGCACAGCAGCGCGTAGTCGCGCGGATCGCGGCCTCGCTCCGCGATGTGCACGCGCGCCGCGCCCGCCATGCTCTCGTTGACGATGTCGTGGATGCCCCACGCGACCTTGGTGGACTCGAGCCCGAGCCGGCGCGACAGCCCCTCCACCGCGGCCAGCACCGCCGGCATGTCCACCGCCACCTCGCCGCCCGCGAAGTAGTCCGGGTTCAGATAGCCGAGCAGGAAGTCGGCGTCGGTCACGGTGGGCTCGCGGCCCCCCAGGCCGTAGGCGGCCGGCCCGGGATGCGAGCCCGCGCTGCGCGGTCCGACCTTGAGCAGCCCGATCTCGTCCACCGCCGCGATGCTGCCGCCGCCCGCGCCGATCTCGATCAGCTCGATGGTGGAGATGCGGATCGGCAGCCCGCTGCCCTCGATGAAGCGCCGCTGCCGCGCCGCCTCGAAGGAATAGGCGGTGAGCGGCTCACCGCCGTCGACCAGCGACAGCTTGGCGGTGGTCCCGCCCATGTCGAAGGCGAGCACCCGACCGGTGCAGTCCGGCTGGCCGAAGAACGCGGCCGCGATGGCTCCGGCGGCCGGGCCCGATTCGAGCATCTGCACCGGCACCCGCTGCGCCTCCTGCACGTGGGTGAGCCCGCCGCTCGACAGCATCAGCAAGAGCGGCGACGGGATCCCCAGCTCCGATACCCGTCGGGCCATCAGCGCGAGGTACTTCTGGGCGAGCGGCTTGATGTAGGCGTTGGCCGCGGTCGTGGAGGCGCGCTCGTACTCGCGGATCTCGGGGGCCACCTCGTGCGAGGCGGTCACCGCGATGCCGGGATGGCGCTTCGCGATCAGCCGCGCCGCCTCCGCTTCGTGGCGCGGGTTGGCGTAGGCGTGGAGGAAGACCACCGCGATGGCCTCGACCCCCGCCTTCGCGAGCGCGGCGGCGCGCGCCGCGAGCATCCGCGCGTCGAGCCGGCGGGCGACGCGGCCGTCGGCCCGCGTGCGCTCGGTCACCTCGAGGCGCAGGTGGCGCGGCACCAGCGGCTCCGGCCTGGCGATGGCCAGGTCGTACAGCTCGTACTTGCGCTCGCGGCCGATCTCGAGCGTATCGGCGAAGCCGGCGGTGGTGATGAGCCCGGTCACCGCCCCCTGGCGCTCGATCAGCGCGTTGGTGAAGAGCGTGGTGGCGTGGACGGTCCGGGAGACCGCGGCCGGATCGACGCGCGCCTGGGTCAGCAGCCCCGCGACGCCCGCCGCCACCGCGCGCGCCGGGTCGTCGTGCGTGGTGAGAACTTTACGACTGAAGCGGCTGCCTCCCTCGTGGTCGTAGACCACGAGGTCGGTGAAGGTGCCGCCGATGTCGATGCCGAGGGAGTACTGGGCCATCGCGCGAGCGCCGTCACCGCGCCTTGAGCTTGAGGTCCTCCGCGGGCGCCGAGTACGAGAACCCGGGAATGAGGCCGGCCCCGCCCTCGGCCACCCGAGGCCCGACGCCGCAGATGAACGCCAGCTCGTAGATCGGCACGTTGATCGTCTTCTCGACCAGGAGCTTCTGGATCTGGCCGAGCAGCGCCTCGCGCTTCTTCGCATCGAGCTCGCGACCCTGCCGCGCGTAGAGCTCGTCGATCTCGGGCAGGCTTCCGTAGGCGTAGATGCCGTTCGTGGTCGCGTAGGGCTCGATCTTGGTGGCCGCGTTGCCGAAGGCCGCGCTGATGACCAGGATCACCCCGTGCAGCTTCTTCTCGCGCCACGCCGAGAAGTAGGCCGCGCGCTCCATGGTTCGCGTGGCGGTGCGGATGCCCACCGCCTGCAGGTAGCCCTGGATCGCCTCGCCCA
It contains:
- a CDS encoding hydantoinase B/oxoprolinase family protein, whose product is MTAQFDAITLEVLWTRIISVVDEAAKAIVRTSFSTLSNEANDFACVLTDARGFALAQNSGSIPSFIGTLPATVRHFLAGIGQEHMRPGDVLITNDPWQGTGHMSDVCLVKPIFLQKEGAPPRLVAFSSTTAHMPDIGGRIRAIEARELFEEGFHIPLTHLIRAGQVDETLLALLRANVRTPDQTVGDIWAQVSANELMENRVRRLMAEYGLDTLEGLADELFSRSERAMRSAIQAVPDGTYRFGIETDGFEAPYRFRVALTVRGDEIVADFTGTSPAQPRAINCVLAYTYAMTAYAVRCALLPGLPNNEGMYRPVTVQAPEGCLLNPKFPAAVVSRAQTGHYVPILILGALHQVIPDRVAAAAGSPLWAVAQSGVRDDGRPYTTVLFFNGGMGATAGKDGEHVLSWPSNISSTPVEVAERNSPLFFHYKRMRPGSGGRGRFRGGLGQDMLIESESRRPIVISFMAERTRFPAPGLAGGGAGGLGAIRINGHAIDHRRQHVLERGDRVL
- a CDS encoding hydantoinase/oxoprolinase family protein; its protein translation is MAQYSLGIDIGGTFTDLVVYDHEGGSRFSRKVLTTHDDPARAVAAGVAGLLTQARVDPAAVSRTVHATTLFTNALIERQGAVTGLITTAGFADTLEIGRERKYELYDLAIARPEPLVPRHLRLEVTERTRADGRVARRLDARMLAARAAALAKAGVEAIAVVFLHAYANPRHEAEAARLIAKRHPGIAVTASHEVAPEIREYERASTTAANAYIKPLAQKYLALMARRVSELGIPSPLLLMLSSGGLTHVQEAQRVPVQMLESGPAAGAIAAAFFGQPDCTGRVLAFDMGGTTAKLSLVDGGEPLTAYSFEAARQRRFIEGSGLPIRISTIELIEIGAGGGSIAAVDEIGLLKVGPRSAGSHPGPAAYGLGGREPTVTDADFLLGYLNPDYFAGGEVAVDMPAVLAAVEGLSRRLGLESTKVAWGIHDIVNESMAGAARVHIAERGRDPRDYALLCTGGAGPVHAWSVAGKLGIGRVICPPSAGVASALGLLVAPARVDRVATVGIRLDRGSIAALEAAFARLEDEARAVMADTGLKLESATVQRLADGRFLGQGFDLVVPLPPGPYEESERGRAALRGAFETAYRDKFALTPPGVPVEFINIRVAVRAPVSGSEVVLEGHRGGGARAALKGTRRAYFPGADGWVETAVYDRYRLGIGDEVDGPAVVEEEGSTLVVGPGATARVAESGNMVMTLGRP